A part of Camelus ferus isolate YT-003-E chromosome 6, BCGSAC_Cfer_1.0, whole genome shotgun sequence genomic DNA contains:
- the ACIN1 gene encoding apoptotic chromatin condensation inducer in the nucleus isoform X1, with protein sequence MPEAVGTDPSTSRKMAELEEVTLDGKPLQALRVTDLKAALEQRGLAKSGQKSALVKRLKGALMLENLQKHSTPHAAFQPNSQIGEEMSQNSFIKQYLEKQQELLRQRLEREAREAAELEGKSSSVSEEKGESDDEKPRKGERRSSRVRQARAAKLSEGSQAAEEEEDQETPSRILRVRADRNLKTEEEEEEEEEEEEEEEEEEDDGEGQKSRDAPVLKQFKEEGGEEIPRVKAEEVVDERSQTIRSQEPEGLERGGRVTRSQEEARRSHLARQQEKEMKTVSPLEEEDREIKSLKGLEEKSKSPSPPRLTEDLEKTPLALQPEQTASEEETPPPLLTKEASSPPPNTQLQSEEEIEPMEGPAPPVLIQLSPPNTDAEARELLLSQHTVQLVGGLSPLSSPADIKAESPVEKVPEECVLPLVQKSTLAESSTQRGLETKSEKPAQPLPLKVEELALARGIVEESLEQKEGRRASHTLLPSHRLKRSADSSSSRSSSSSSSSSRSRSRSPDSSGSQSHSPPRSKQRDVSRAHTHANPRGRSKMGSRSTSESRSRSCSRSRSASSNSRKSLSPGVSRDSSTSYTETKDPSSGQEVATPPVPQLQVLEPKEWTSTSSSIQVRHMSQPEPAEKHVTQRLQPERGSPKKCEAEEAEPPAATQPQTLETQTSHLPESERIHRTVEEKEEVTMDTSENRPENEVPEPPMPIADQVSNDDRPEGSAEDEEKKESSLPKSFKRKISVVSATKGVPAGNSDTEGGQPGRKRRWGASTATTQKKPSISITTESLKSLIPDIKPLAGQEAVVDLHADDSRISEDETERNGDDGTHDKGLKICRTVTQVVPAEGQENGQREEEEEEKEPEAEAPVPPQVSVEVALPPPVEHEVKKVTLGDTLTRRSISQQKSGVSITIDDPVRTAQVPSPPRGKISNIVHISNLVRPFTLGQLKELLGRTGTLVEEAFWIDKIKSHCFVTYSTVEEAVATRTALHGVKWPQSNPKFLCADYAEQDELDYHRGLLVDRPSETKTEEQGVPRPLHPPPPPPAQPPQHPRAEQREQERAVREQWAEREREMERRERTRSEREWDRDKVREGPRSRSRSRDRRRKERAKSKEKKSEKKEKAQEEPPAKLLDDLFRKTKAAPCIYWLPLTDSQIVQKEAERAERAKEREKRRKEQEEEEQKEREKEAERERTRQLEREKRREHSRERDRERERDRERDRGDRDRERERDRERGRERDRRDTKRHSRSRSRSTPVRDRGGRR encoded by the exons ATTGGCGAGGAAATGAGCCAGAACAGTTTCATAAAGCAGTATCTGGAAAAGCAGCAGGAGCTGCTTAGGCAGCGTCTGGAACGTGAAGCTCGAGAAGCTGCAGAACTTGAAG GAAAAAGTTCCTCTGTTTCTGAAGAGAAAGGTGAATCTGATGATGAGAAaccaaggaaaggagaaagacgATCATCCAGGGTCAGACAG GCAAGGGCAGCTAAACTCTCTGAGGGCAGCCAGGctgctgaggaggaagaggatcaAGAAACaccttccagaattctgagggtcaGAGCAGATCGAAAtttgaaaacagaggaagaagaagaggaagaggaggaagaggaagaagaggaggaagaggaggaagatgatggCGAGGGACAAAAATCTAGGGATGCACCAGTCCTGAAACAATttaaggaagaaggaggggaagagataCCCAGAGTAAAAGCAGAGGAGGTGGTGGATGAGAGATCCCAAACTATAAGATCCCAGGAACCAGAGGGGttagagagaggagggagggttaCAAGGTCCCAGGAAGAGGCTAGAAGAAGTCATCTGGCCAGACAGcaggagaaagagatgaaaacagtTTCTCCCCTtgaggaagaagacagagaaataaaatctttaaaaggcTTGGAGGAAAAATCGAAGTCACCTTCCCCTCCTAGACTGACTGAAGATCTGGAGAAGACCCCTCTTGCGCTACAACCAGAGCAAACTGCCAGTGAGGAGGAGACTCCCCCACCTTTACTTACCAAGGAAGCATCTTCTCCACCACCTAATACACAACTCCAgagtgaagaagaaatagaacCCATGGAaggcccagcccctcctgtcCTCATTCAGTTATCTCCTCCTAATACAGATGCTGAGGCCAGGGAGCTGTTACTATCTCAGCATACTGTGCAGTTGGTGGGAGGCCTGTCTCCTTTGTCAAGTCCTGCAGACATCAAAGCAGAATCTCCAGTAGAGAAAGTGCCAGAGGAGTGTGTCCTGCCTCTAGTTCAGAAAAGCACACTAGCTGAATCCTCAACCCAGAGGGGTCTTGAAACTAAATCAGAAAAACCTGCTCAACCACTCCCTCTAAAAGTCGAGGAATTAGCACTGGCCAGAGGGATTGTTGAAGAATCTTTGGAAcagaaggaaggcagaagggCTTCTCATACCCTTCTCCCAAGCCACAGATTGAAACGGTCAGCTGACTCATCCTCTAGCCGGTCCTCCTCATCTTCATCCTCCAGTTCTAGATCAAGGTCTCGCTCTCCTGACAGCTCAGGCTCTCAGTCTCACTCACCTCCAAGGTCCAAGCAGAGAGATGTATCTCGGGCACATACTCACGCCAACCCTCGTGGTAGATCCAAGATGGGCTCCAGATCAACATCTGAGTCCAGGTCACGTTCCTGTTCTCGTTCACGTTCAGCATCCAGCAACAGCAGAAAA tcTCTGAGCCCTGGAGTCTCCAGGGACAGCAGCACCAGCTACACTGAAACCAAAGATCCCTCTTCTGGTCAGGAGGTTGCAACTCCACCAGTGCCACAACTGCAGGTCCTTGAGCCAAAGGAGTGGACTTCCACCTCATCCTCTATCCAAGTGAGGCATATGAGCCAACCTGAGCCAGCCGAAAAGCACGTGACCCAGAGGTTACAGCCTGAGCGG GGGAGCCCAAAGAAGTGTGAAGCTGAAGAGGCAGAGCCACCAGCTGCCACACAGCCCCAAACCTTGGAGACTCAGACCTCTCACCTACCAGAATCAGAAAGGATTCATCGCACTGT tgaggagaaggaggaagtgacCATGGACACAAGTGAAAACAGACCTGAAAATGAGGTTCCAGAGCCCCCCATGCCTATTGCAGACCAAGTCAGCAATGATGACCGCCCAGAGGGCAGTGCCGAGgatgaggagaagaaagag AGCTCGCTGCCCAAATCATTCAAGAGGAAGATCTCCGTTGTCT CAGCAACCAAGGGGGTGCCAGCTGGAAACAGTGACACAGAGGGGGGCCAGCCTGGTCGGAAGCGGCGTTGGGGAGCCAGCACAGCCACCACACAGAAGAAACCTTCCATCAGTATCACCACCGAATCACTCAAG AGCCTCATCCCCGACATCAAACCCCTGGCGGGGCAGGAGGCTGTTGTGGATCTTCATGCTGACGACTCCCGAATCTCTGAGGATGAGACAGAGCGTAATGGTGACGATGGGACCCATGACAAGGGGCTGAAAATATGCCGGACTGTCACTCAG GTGGTACCTGCCGAGGGCCAGGAGAacgggcagagggaagaggaggaagaagagaaggagccTGAAGCAGAAGCCCCTGTACCTCCCCAGGTCTCTGTAGAGGTGGCCTTGCCCCCACCTGTGGAGCATGAAGTAAAGAAAG TGACTTTAGGAGATACCTTAACTCGACGTTCCATTAGCCAGCAGAAGTCTGGAGTTTCCATTACGATTGATGACCCAGTCCGGACTGCTcaggtgccctccccaccccggggCAAGATCAGTAACATCGTCCACATCTCCAACTTG GTTCGTCCCTTCACTTTAGGCCAACTGAAGGAATTGTTGGGGCGTACAGGAACTCTGGTGGAAGAGGCTTTCTGGATCGACAAGATCAAATCTCACTGCTTTGTAACG TATTCAACAGTAGAGGAAGCAGTTGCCACCCGCACAGCTCTACATGGGGTCAAATGGCCCCAGTCCAATCCCAAATTCCTTTGTGCTGACTATGCTGAGCAAGATGAG ctggaTTATCACCGAGGCCTCTTGGTGGACCGTCCCTCTGAAACAAAGACAGAGGAGCAGGGAGTACCACGGCCgctgcaccccccgcccccgcccccagcccagccaccacAGCACCCCAGGGCAGAGCAGCGGGAGCAGGAGCGGGCGGTGCGGGAACAGTGGGCAGAGCGGGAGCGGGAAATGGAGCGGCGGGAGCGAACTCGATCAGAGCGTGAATGGGATCGGGACAAAGTTCGAGAAGGGCCCCGTTCCCGTTCACGGTCCCGTGACCGCCGCCGCAAGGAACGTGCAAAGTCTAAAGAAAAGAAGAGTGAGAAGAAAG AAAAAGCTCAGGAGGAACCACCTGCCAAGCTGCTGGACGACCTTTTCCGTAAGACCAAGGCAGCTCCCTGCATCTATTGGCTCCCACTAACTGACAGCCAG ATTGTTCAGAAGGAGGCCGAGCGGGCTGAACGGGCCAAGGAGCGGGAGAAGCGGCgaaaggagcaggaagaggaagagcagaagGAACGGGAGAAGGAGGCCGAGCGGGAACGGACCAGACAGCTGGAGCGGGAGAAGCGGCGAGAGCACAGCcgagagagggacagggagagagagagggacagggagCGGGACAGGGGGGATAGAGAtcgggagagggagagggaccgGGAAcgaggcagggagagggaccGCAGAGACACCAAGCGCCACAGCAGGAGCCGGAGTCGGAGCACGCCGGTGCGGGACCGGGGTGGGCGCCGCTAG
- the ACIN1 gene encoding apoptotic chromatin condensation inducer in the nucleus isoform X3, with product MSPADRRRSANTIEPATTSSLALFLLLLQGDQSSRIRGLPEEKEEVTMDTSENRPENEVPEPPMPIADQVSNDDRPEGSAEDEEKKESSLPKSFKRKISVVSATKGVPAGNSDTEGGQPGRKRRWGASTATTQKKPSISITTESLKSLIPDIKPLAGQEAVVDLHADDSRISEDETERNGDDGTHDKGLKICRTVTQVVPAEGQENGQREEEEEEKEPEAEAPVPPQVSVEVALPPPVEHEVKKVTLGDTLTRRSISQQKSGVSITIDDPVRTAQVPSPPRGKISNIVHISNLVRPFTLGQLKELLGRTGTLVEEAFWIDKIKSHCFVTYSTVEEAVATRTALHGVKWPQSNPKFLCADYAEQDELDYHRGLLVDRPSETKTEEQGVPRPLHPPPPPPAQPPQHPRAEQREQERAVREQWAEREREMERRERTRSEREWDRDKVREGPRSRSRSRDRRRKERAKSKEKKSEKKEKAQEEPPAKLLDDLFRKTKAAPCIYWLPLTDSQIVQKEAERAERAKEREKRRKEQEEEEQKEREKEAERERTRQLEREKRREHSRERDRERERDRERDRGDRDRERERDRERGRERDRRDTKRHSRSRSRSTPVRDRGGRR from the exons ATGTCTCCGGCTGATCGCCGCCGCTCCGCCAATACAATAGAGCCAGCCACTACCAGCAGCctggccctcttcctcctccttctccagggagACCAATCCAGCCGAATTCGGGGTTTGCC tgaggagaaggaggaagtgacCATGGACACAAGTGAAAACAGACCTGAAAATGAGGTTCCAGAGCCCCCCATGCCTATTGCAGACCAAGTCAGCAATGATGACCGCCCAGAGGGCAGTGCCGAGgatgaggagaagaaagag AGCTCGCTGCCCAAATCATTCAAGAGGAAGATCTCCGTTGTCT CAGCAACCAAGGGGGTGCCAGCTGGAAACAGTGACACAGAGGGGGGCCAGCCTGGTCGGAAGCGGCGTTGGGGAGCCAGCACAGCCACCACACAGAAGAAACCTTCCATCAGTATCACCACCGAATCACTCAAG AGCCTCATCCCCGACATCAAACCCCTGGCGGGGCAGGAGGCTGTTGTGGATCTTCATGCTGACGACTCCCGAATCTCTGAGGATGAGACAGAGCGTAATGGTGACGATGGGACCCATGACAAGGGGCTGAAAATATGCCGGACTGTCACTCAG GTGGTACCTGCCGAGGGCCAGGAGAacgggcagagggaagaggaggaagaagagaaggagccTGAAGCAGAAGCCCCTGTACCTCCCCAGGTCTCTGTAGAGGTGGCCTTGCCCCCACCTGTGGAGCATGAAGTAAAGAAAG TGACTTTAGGAGATACCTTAACTCGACGTTCCATTAGCCAGCAGAAGTCTGGAGTTTCCATTACGATTGATGACCCAGTCCGGACTGCTcaggtgccctccccaccccggggCAAGATCAGTAACATCGTCCACATCTCCAACTTG GTTCGTCCCTTCACTTTAGGCCAACTGAAGGAATTGTTGGGGCGTACAGGAACTCTGGTGGAAGAGGCTTTCTGGATCGACAAGATCAAATCTCACTGCTTTGTAACG TATTCAACAGTAGAGGAAGCAGTTGCCACCCGCACAGCTCTACATGGGGTCAAATGGCCCCAGTCCAATCCCAAATTCCTTTGTGCTGACTATGCTGAGCAAGATGAG ctggaTTATCACCGAGGCCTCTTGGTGGACCGTCCCTCTGAAACAAAGACAGAGGAGCAGGGAGTACCACGGCCgctgcaccccccgcccccgcccccagcccagccaccacAGCACCCCAGGGCAGAGCAGCGGGAGCAGGAGCGGGCGGTGCGGGAACAGTGGGCAGAGCGGGAGCGGGAAATGGAGCGGCGGGAGCGAACTCGATCAGAGCGTGAATGGGATCGGGACAAAGTTCGAGAAGGGCCCCGTTCCCGTTCACGGTCCCGTGACCGCCGCCGCAAGGAACGTGCAAAGTCTAAAGAAAAGAAGAGTGAGAAGAAAG AAAAAGCTCAGGAGGAACCACCTGCCAAGCTGCTGGACGACCTTTTCCGTAAGACCAAGGCAGCTCCCTGCATCTATTGGCTCCCACTAACTGACAGCCAG ATTGTTCAGAAGGAGGCCGAGCGGGCTGAACGGGCCAAGGAGCGGGAGAAGCGGCgaaaggagcaggaagaggaagagcagaagGAACGGGAGAAGGAGGCCGAGCGGGAACGGACCAGACAGCTGGAGCGGGAGAAGCGGCGAGAGCACAGCcgagagagggacagggagagagagagggacagggagCGGGACAGGGGGGATAGAGAtcgggagagggagagggaccgGGAAcgaggcagggagagggaccGCAGAGACACCAAGCGCCACAGCAGGAGCCGGAGTCGGAGCACGCCGGTGCGGGACCGGGGTGGGCGCCGCTAG
- the ACIN1 gene encoding apoptotic chromatin condensation inducer in the nucleus isoform X4, with product MLSESKEGEEKEEVTMDTSENRPENEVPEPPMPIADQVSNDDRPEGSAEDEEKKESSLPKSFKRKISVVSATKGVPAGNSDTEGGQPGRKRRWGASTATTQKKPSISITTESLKSLIPDIKPLAGQEAVVDLHADDSRISEDETERNGDDGTHDKGLKICRTVTQVVPAEGQENGQREEEEEEKEPEAEAPVPPQVSVEVALPPPVEHEVKKVTLGDTLTRRSISQQKSGVSITIDDPVRTAQVPSPPRGKISNIVHISNLVRPFTLGQLKELLGRTGTLVEEAFWIDKIKSHCFVTYSTVEEAVATRTALHGVKWPQSNPKFLCADYAEQDELDYHRGLLVDRPSETKTEEQGVPRPLHPPPPPPAQPPQHPRAEQREQERAVREQWAEREREMERRERTRSEREWDRDKVREGPRSRSRSRDRRRKERAKSKEKKSEKKEKAQEEPPAKLLDDLFRKTKAAPCIYWLPLTDSQIVQKEAERAERAKEREKRRKEQEEEEQKEREKEAERERTRQLEREKRREHSRERDRERERDRERDRGDRDRERERDRERGRERDRRDTKRHSRSRSRSTPVRDRGGRR from the exons atgttatcaGAAAGCAAAGAAGG tgaggagaaggaggaagtgacCATGGACACAAGTGAAAACAGACCTGAAAATGAGGTTCCAGAGCCCCCCATGCCTATTGCAGACCAAGTCAGCAATGATGACCGCCCAGAGGGCAGTGCCGAGgatgaggagaagaaagag AGCTCGCTGCCCAAATCATTCAAGAGGAAGATCTCCGTTGTCT CAGCAACCAAGGGGGTGCCAGCTGGAAACAGTGACACAGAGGGGGGCCAGCCTGGTCGGAAGCGGCGTTGGGGAGCCAGCACAGCCACCACACAGAAGAAACCTTCCATCAGTATCACCACCGAATCACTCAAG AGCCTCATCCCCGACATCAAACCCCTGGCGGGGCAGGAGGCTGTTGTGGATCTTCATGCTGACGACTCCCGAATCTCTGAGGATGAGACAGAGCGTAATGGTGACGATGGGACCCATGACAAGGGGCTGAAAATATGCCGGACTGTCACTCAG GTGGTACCTGCCGAGGGCCAGGAGAacgggcagagggaagaggaggaagaagagaaggagccTGAAGCAGAAGCCCCTGTACCTCCCCAGGTCTCTGTAGAGGTGGCCTTGCCCCCACCTGTGGAGCATGAAGTAAAGAAAG TGACTTTAGGAGATACCTTAACTCGACGTTCCATTAGCCAGCAGAAGTCTGGAGTTTCCATTACGATTGATGACCCAGTCCGGACTGCTcaggtgccctccccaccccggggCAAGATCAGTAACATCGTCCACATCTCCAACTTG GTTCGTCCCTTCACTTTAGGCCAACTGAAGGAATTGTTGGGGCGTACAGGAACTCTGGTGGAAGAGGCTTTCTGGATCGACAAGATCAAATCTCACTGCTTTGTAACG TATTCAACAGTAGAGGAAGCAGTTGCCACCCGCACAGCTCTACATGGGGTCAAATGGCCCCAGTCCAATCCCAAATTCCTTTGTGCTGACTATGCTGAGCAAGATGAG ctggaTTATCACCGAGGCCTCTTGGTGGACCGTCCCTCTGAAACAAAGACAGAGGAGCAGGGAGTACCACGGCCgctgcaccccccgcccccgcccccagcccagccaccacAGCACCCCAGGGCAGAGCAGCGGGAGCAGGAGCGGGCGGTGCGGGAACAGTGGGCAGAGCGGGAGCGGGAAATGGAGCGGCGGGAGCGAACTCGATCAGAGCGTGAATGGGATCGGGACAAAGTTCGAGAAGGGCCCCGTTCCCGTTCACGGTCCCGTGACCGCCGCCGCAAGGAACGTGCAAAGTCTAAAGAAAAGAAGAGTGAGAAGAAAG AAAAAGCTCAGGAGGAACCACCTGCCAAGCTGCTGGACGACCTTTTCCGTAAGACCAAGGCAGCTCCCTGCATCTATTGGCTCCCACTAACTGACAGCCAG ATTGTTCAGAAGGAGGCCGAGCGGGCTGAACGGGCCAAGGAGCGGGAGAAGCGGCgaaaggagcaggaagaggaagagcagaagGAACGGGAGAAGGAGGCCGAGCGGGAACGGACCAGACAGCTGGAGCGGGAGAAGCGGCGAGAGCACAGCcgagagagggacagggagagagagagggacagggagCGGGACAGGGGGGATAGAGAtcgggagagggagagggaccgGGAAcgaggcagggagagggaccGCAGAGACACCAAGCGCCACAGCAGGAGCCGGAGTCGGAGCACGCCGGTGCGGGACCGGGGTGGGCGCCGCTAG
- the ACIN1 gene encoding apoptotic chromatin condensation inducer in the nucleus isoform X2 gives MPEAVGTDPSTSRKMAELEEVTLDGKPLQALRVTDLKAALEQRGLAKSGQKSALVKRLKGALMLENLQKHSTPHAAFQPNSQIGEEMSQNSFIKQYLEKQQELLRQRLEREAREAAELEEASAESEDEMIHPEGVASLLPPDFQSSLERPELELSRHSPRKSSSVSEEKGESDDEKPRKGERRSSRVRQARAAKLSEGSQAAEEEEDQETPSRILRVRADRNLKTEEEEEEEEEEEEEEEEEEDDGEGQKSRDAPVLKQFKEEGGEEIPRVKAEEVVDERSQTIRSQEPEGLERGGRVTRSQEEARRSHLARQQEKEMKTVSPLEEEDREIKSLKGLEEKSKSPSPPRLTEDLEKTPLALQPEQTASEEETPPPLLTKEASSPPPNTQLQSEEEIEPMEGPAPPVLIQLSPPNTDAEARELLLSQHTVQLVGGLSPLSSPADIKAESPVEKVPEECVLPLVQKSTLAESSTQRGLETKSEKPAQPLPLKVEELALARGIVEESLEQKEGRRASHTLLPSHRLKRSADSSSSRSSSSSSSSSRSRSRSPDSSGSQSHSPPRSKQRDVSRAHTHANPRGRSKMGSRSTSESRSRSCSRSRSASSNSRKSLSPGVSRDSSTSYTETKDPSSGQEVATPPVPQLQVLEPKEWTSTSSSIQVRHMSQPEPAEKHVTQRLQPERGSPKKCEAEEAEPPAATQPQTLETQTSHLPESERIHRTVEEKEEVTMDTSENRPENEVPEPPMPIADQVSNDDRPEGSAEDEEKKESSLPKSFKRKISVVSATKGVPAGNSDTEGGQPGRKRRWGASTATTQKKPSISITTESLKSLIPDIKPLAGQEAVVDLHADDSRISEDETERNGDDGTHDKGLKICRTVTQVVPAEGQENGQREEEEEEKEPEAEAPVPPQVSVEVALPPPVEHEVKKVTLGDTLTRRSISQQKSGVSITIDDPVRTAQVPSPPRGKISNIVHISNLVRPFTLGQLKELLGRTGTLVEEAFWIDKIKSHCFVTYSTVEEAVATRTALHGVKWPQSNPKFLCADYAEQDELNHGTPKSVHWYLGSFSGSDVISILTVLVPPLPAAGLSPRPLGGPSL, from the exons ATTGGCGAGGAAATGAGCCAGAACAGTTTCATAAAGCAGTATCTGGAAAAGCAGCAGGAGCTGCTTAGGCAGCGTCTGGAACGTGAAGCTCGAGAAGCTGCAGAACTTGAAG AAGCTTCAGCTGAGTCGGAGGACGAGATGATCCATCCCGAGGGAGTGGCTTCCCTGCTGCCTCCTGACTTTCAGAGCAGCCTGGAGAGACCAGAGCTGGAGCTCAGCAGACATTCACCCA GAAAAAGTTCCTCTGTTTCTGAAGAGAAAGGTGAATCTGATGATGAGAAaccaaggaaaggagaaagacgATCATCCAGGGTCAGACAG GCAAGGGCAGCTAAACTCTCTGAGGGCAGCCAGGctgctgaggaggaagaggatcaAGAAACaccttccagaattctgagggtcaGAGCAGATCGAAAtttgaaaacagaggaagaagaagaggaagaggaggaagaggaagaagaggaggaagaggaggaagatgatggCGAGGGACAAAAATCTAGGGATGCACCAGTCCTGAAACAATttaaggaagaaggaggggaagagataCCCAGAGTAAAAGCAGAGGAGGTGGTGGATGAGAGATCCCAAACTATAAGATCCCAGGAACCAGAGGGGttagagagaggagggagggttaCAAGGTCCCAGGAAGAGGCTAGAAGAAGTCATCTGGCCAGACAGcaggagaaagagatgaaaacagtTTCTCCCCTtgaggaagaagacagagaaataaaatctttaaaaggcTTGGAGGAAAAATCGAAGTCACCTTCCCCTCCTAGACTGACTGAAGATCTGGAGAAGACCCCTCTTGCGCTACAACCAGAGCAAACTGCCAGTGAGGAGGAGACTCCCCCACCTTTACTTACCAAGGAAGCATCTTCTCCACCACCTAATACACAACTCCAgagtgaagaagaaatagaacCCATGGAaggcccagcccctcctgtcCTCATTCAGTTATCTCCTCCTAATACAGATGCTGAGGCCAGGGAGCTGTTACTATCTCAGCATACTGTGCAGTTGGTGGGAGGCCTGTCTCCTTTGTCAAGTCCTGCAGACATCAAAGCAGAATCTCCAGTAGAGAAAGTGCCAGAGGAGTGTGTCCTGCCTCTAGTTCAGAAAAGCACACTAGCTGAATCCTCAACCCAGAGGGGTCTTGAAACTAAATCAGAAAAACCTGCTCAACCACTCCCTCTAAAAGTCGAGGAATTAGCACTGGCCAGAGGGATTGTTGAAGAATCTTTGGAAcagaaggaaggcagaagggCTTCTCATACCCTTCTCCCAAGCCACAGATTGAAACGGTCAGCTGACTCATCCTCTAGCCGGTCCTCCTCATCTTCATCCTCCAGTTCTAGATCAAGGTCTCGCTCTCCTGACAGCTCAGGCTCTCAGTCTCACTCACCTCCAAGGTCCAAGCAGAGAGATGTATCTCGGGCACATACTCACGCCAACCCTCGTGGTAGATCCAAGATGGGCTCCAGATCAACATCTGAGTCCAGGTCACGTTCCTGTTCTCGTTCACGTTCAGCATCCAGCAACAGCAGAAAA tcTCTGAGCCCTGGAGTCTCCAGGGACAGCAGCACCAGCTACACTGAAACCAAAGATCCCTCTTCTGGTCAGGAGGTTGCAACTCCACCAGTGCCACAACTGCAGGTCCTTGAGCCAAAGGAGTGGACTTCCACCTCATCCTCTATCCAAGTGAGGCATATGAGCCAACCTGAGCCAGCCGAAAAGCACGTGACCCAGAGGTTACAGCCTGAGCGG GGGAGCCCAAAGAAGTGTGAAGCTGAAGAGGCAGAGCCACCAGCTGCCACACAGCCCCAAACCTTGGAGACTCAGACCTCTCACCTACCAGAATCAGAAAGGATTCATCGCACTGT tgaggagaaggaggaagtgacCATGGACACAAGTGAAAACAGACCTGAAAATGAGGTTCCAGAGCCCCCCATGCCTATTGCAGACCAAGTCAGCAATGATGACCGCCCAGAGGGCAGTGCCGAGgatgaggagaagaaagag AGCTCGCTGCCCAAATCATTCAAGAGGAAGATCTCCGTTGTCT CAGCAACCAAGGGGGTGCCAGCTGGAAACAGTGACACAGAGGGGGGCCAGCCTGGTCGGAAGCGGCGTTGGGGAGCCAGCACAGCCACCACACAGAAGAAACCTTCCATCAGTATCACCACCGAATCACTCAAG AGCCTCATCCCCGACATCAAACCCCTGGCGGGGCAGGAGGCTGTTGTGGATCTTCATGCTGACGACTCCCGAATCTCTGAGGATGAGACAGAGCGTAATGGTGACGATGGGACCCATGACAAGGGGCTGAAAATATGCCGGACTGTCACTCAG GTGGTACCTGCCGAGGGCCAGGAGAacgggcagagggaagaggaggaagaagagaaggagccTGAAGCAGAAGCCCCTGTACCTCCCCAGGTCTCTGTAGAGGTGGCCTTGCCCCCACCTGTGGAGCATGAAGTAAAGAAAG TGACTTTAGGAGATACCTTAACTCGACGTTCCATTAGCCAGCAGAAGTCTGGAGTTTCCATTACGATTGATGACCCAGTCCGGACTGCTcaggtgccctccccaccccggggCAAGATCAGTAACATCGTCCACATCTCCAACTTG GTTCGTCCCTTCACTTTAGGCCAACTGAAGGAATTGTTGGGGCGTACAGGAACTCTGGTGGAAGAGGCTTTCTGGATCGACAAGATCAAATCTCACTGCTTTGTAACG TATTCAACAGTAGAGGAAGCAGTTGCCACCCGCACAGCTCTACATGGGGTCAAATGGCCCCAGTCCAATCCCAAATTCCTTTGTGCTGACTATGCTGAGCAAGATGAG TTGAACCATGGGACTCCAAAATCTGTTCACTGGTACCTGGGCTCCTTCAGTGGGAGTGATGTCATCTCCATCCTGACTGTCCttgtccctcctctgcctgcagctggaTTATCACCGAGGCCTCTTGGTGGACCGTCCCTCTGA